A region from the Mycolicibacterium litorale genome encodes:
- a CDS encoding TetR/AcrR family transcriptional regulator: MRRGSRARSGDESGGKVDARSERWREHRKKVRAEIVDAAFRAIDRQGPEVSLREIAEEAGTAKPKIYRHFTDKSDLFQAIGQRLRDMLWTAIFPSINLSVDSGREVIRRAVEQYVRLVDEHPNVIRFLIQGRFAEQSESTMRALNESREITLAMANMFDNELGEIELDAAALELAAYAAFGSIASATDWWLGAEQDSPRRMPSEEFVAHLTTIMIGSINGTCELLGIVINPDLPLHEGVRRSENVA, encoded by the coding sequence GTGCGACGAGGCTCGAGGGCCCGCAGCGGCGATGAGTCGGGCGGCAAAGTGGACGCGCGCAGTGAGCGCTGGCGCGAGCACCGCAAGAAGGTGCGCGCCGAGATCGTCGACGCCGCGTTCCGGGCCATCGACCGGCAGGGCCCCGAGGTCAGTCTCCGCGAGATCGCCGAAGAGGCAGGCACCGCCAAACCCAAGATCTACCGCCACTTCACCGACAAATCCGACCTCTTCCAGGCCATCGGGCAGCGGCTTCGCGACATGCTGTGGACGGCGATCTTCCCGTCGATCAACCTCTCGGTGGACTCCGGTCGCGAGGTCATCCGGCGTGCGGTCGAGCAATACGTCCGGCTGGTCGACGAACACCCCAACGTCATCCGCTTCCTGATCCAGGGCCGCTTCGCCGAACAGAGCGAATCCACGATGCGCGCGCTCAACGAGAGCCGCGAGATCACCCTCGCGATGGCCAACATGTTCGACAACGAGCTCGGCGAGATCGAGCTCGACGCCGCCGCCCTCGAACTGGCCGCCTATGCCGCATTCGGGTCCATCGCGTCGGCGACCGACTGGTGGCTGGGCGCCGAGCAGGACAGTCCGCGTCGGATGCCGTCGGAGGAGTTCGTCGCGCACCTGACGACGATCATGATCGGGTCGATCAACGGCACCTGCGAACTGCTCGGCATCGTCATCAACCCCGACCTGCCGCTGCACGAAGGGGTGCGTCGCAGCGAGAACGTCGCCTGA
- the nrdF gene encoding class 1b ribonucleoside-diphosphate reductase subunit beta, which yields MKLIDRVSAINWNRLQDDKDAEVWERLTGNFWLPEKVPVSNDIPSWNTLTDHEKQLTMRVFTGLTLLDTIQGTVGAVSLIPDALTPHEEAVYTNIAFMESVHARSYSNIFSTLCSTAEIDDAFRWSEENPNLQRKAEIVMQYYKGDEPLKRKVASTLLESFLFYSGFYLPMYWSSRAKLTNTADMIRLIIRDEAVHGYYIGYKFQRGLAMQDPATQQELKDYTYELLFELYDNEVEYTQDLYDSVGLTEDVKKFLRYNANKALMNLGYEALFPRDETDVNPAILSALSPNADENHDFFSGSGSSYVIGKAVVTEDEDWDF from the coding sequence ATGAAGCTGATTGACCGCGTCTCGGCGATCAACTGGAACCGTCTGCAGGACGACAAGGACGCCGAGGTGTGGGAGCGCCTGACGGGCAACTTCTGGCTGCCCGAGAAGGTGCCGGTGTCCAACGACATCCCGTCGTGGAACACGCTGACCGACCACGAGAAGCAGCTGACGATGCGGGTCTTCACCGGCCTGACGCTGCTGGACACCATCCAGGGCACGGTCGGCGCGGTCAGCCTCATCCCCGATGCGCTGACCCCGCACGAAGAGGCGGTCTACACCAACATCGCGTTCATGGAGTCGGTGCACGCCCGCAGCTACAGCAACATCTTCTCCACGCTGTGCTCGACGGCCGAGATCGACGACGCGTTCCGCTGGTCGGAGGAGAACCCGAACCTGCAGCGCAAAGCCGAGATCGTCATGCAGTACTACAAGGGTGACGAGCCGCTCAAGCGCAAGGTGGCCTCGACCCTGCTGGAGAGCTTCCTGTTCTACTCGGGCTTCTACCTGCCGATGTACTGGAGCAGCCGCGCCAAGCTCACCAACACCGCCGACATGATCCGGCTGATCATCCGCGACGAGGCCGTGCACGGCTACTACATCGGCTACAAGTTCCAGCGCGGCCTGGCGATGCAGGACCCCGCCACCCAGCAGGAGCTCAAGGACTACACCTACGAACTGCTCTTCGAGCTCTACGACAACGAGGTCGAGTACACCCAGGACCTCTACGACAGCGTCGGGCTCACCGAGGACGTCAAGAAGTTCCTGCGCTACAACGCCAACAAGGCGCTGATGAACCTCGGGTACGAGGCGCTGTTCCCGCGCGACGAGACCGACGTCAACCCGGCGATCCTGTCCGCGCTCAGCCCCAACGCCGACGAGAACCACGACTTCTTCTCCGGCTCGGGGTCCAGCTATGTGATCGGCAAGGCCGTCGTCACCGAAGACGAGGACTGGGACTTCTAG
- a CDS encoding MFS transporter: MADGAVEFDRADDDLVGGVPRRRIVVASMVGTTIEFYDFYIYATAAVSVFPHLFFPKSDSTTALLASLATFGLAFVARPLGSVLFGHFGDRAGRKTTLVASLLVMGIATFAIGLLPTYSQVGIVAPALLAIMRFSQGLALGGEWSGAALLATETARPGKRGWAAMWPQLGAPLGFLLANGLFLALILWLGHSNVNPDMDGAFLTWGWRVPFLLSAVMVALGLYVRLRIMETPVFTRAVARGEKVKAPLAEVFRTSWRQLIIGTFVMLATYTLFYIVTTWALSFGTGKKPPEGTGRGFPYVDFLEMQLIAVLFFAAVLPLSGLCADRFGRRRTLLTVTAGIMAYGLLFAPMLGSGDTSSATMLVFLILGMTLMGFTFGPMSAVLPELFPTNVRYTGSGIAYNVSSILGAAVAPFIATWLATTYGVGWVGVYLLIAGSLTFVAVLVMRETKDAALDSVSPAHPLR; the protein is encoded by the coding sequence ATGGCCGACGGCGCCGTGGAGTTCGACCGGGCGGACGACGACCTGGTGGGCGGCGTCCCTCGCCGGCGCATCGTCGTCGCGTCGATGGTCGGCACCACCATCGAGTTCTACGACTTCTACATCTACGCCACCGCGGCGGTGTCGGTGTTCCCGCACCTGTTCTTCCCCAAGAGCGATTCGACGACGGCGCTGCTGGCCTCGCTGGCCACTTTCGGCCTCGCCTTCGTCGCCCGCCCGCTGGGGTCGGTGCTCTTCGGTCATTTCGGTGACCGCGCGGGCCGCAAGACGACGCTGGTCGCCTCGCTGCTCGTGATGGGCATCGCGACCTTCGCGATCGGACTGCTCCCCACGTACTCGCAGGTGGGCATCGTCGCGCCCGCGCTGCTGGCCATCATGCGGTTCTCGCAGGGGTTGGCCCTCGGTGGGGAGTGGAGCGGTGCGGCACTGCTGGCCACCGAGACCGCCAGACCGGGCAAGCGGGGGTGGGCCGCGATGTGGCCACAACTCGGCGCACCGCTCGGCTTCCTGCTCGCCAACGGGCTGTTCCTGGCGTTGATCCTCTGGCTCGGCCACAGCAACGTGAACCCCGACATGGACGGCGCCTTCCTGACGTGGGGCTGGCGGGTGCCGTTCCTGCTGAGCGCGGTGATGGTCGCGCTCGGACTGTACGTACGCCTGCGCATCATGGAGACCCCGGTCTTCACCCGCGCGGTGGCGCGCGGTGAGAAGGTCAAGGCGCCGCTCGCGGAGGTGTTCCGGACCAGCTGGCGCCAGCTGATCATCGGCACCTTCGTGATGCTCGCGACGTACACGCTGTTCTACATCGTCACCACGTGGGCGCTGAGCTTCGGAACGGGCAAGAAACCGCCGGAAGGCACCGGCCGCGGCTTCCCCTACGTCGACTTCCTCGAGATGCAATTGATCGCGGTGTTGTTCTTCGCGGCCGTCCTGCCGCTGTCCGGCTTGTGCGCCGATCGCTTCGGCCGGCGCCGCACGCTGCTGACGGTCACCGCCGGCATCATGGCCTACGGCCTGTTGTTCGCGCCGATGCTGGGCTCGGGCGACACCTCGTCGGCGACCATGCTGGTGTTCCTGATCCTCGGAATGACCTTGATGGGCTTCACCTTCGGGCCGATGAGCGCGGTGTTGCCCGAGCTGTTCCCGACGAACGTGCGCTACACCGGCTCGGGTATCGCCTACAACGTGTCGAGCATCCTCGGTGCCGCCGTGGCGCCGTTCATCGCGACCTGGCTGGCGACGACCTACGGGGTCGGCTGGGTGGGCGTCTATCTGTTGATCGCGGGTTCGCTCACCTTCGTCGCGGTGCTGGTCATGCGGGAGACCAAGGACGCCGCGCTGGACTCCGTGAGTCCGGCTCACCCGCTCCGCTAG
- a CDS encoding alpha/beta hydrolase, whose translation MRFMHSVRRRLIAGALAAVMLPGLVAAVGGTATAGAYSRPGLPVETLMVPSAAMGTTVPVKFQGGGSKAVYLLDGLRAREDNSGWDIETAAFENYFESGLSVVMPVGGTSSFYTNWQSPAVGNGRTYNYQWETFLTSELPAYLAANRGISPTGNAVVGLSMSGSSALILAAYHPNQFSYAGSLSGFLNLSQGIWPTLVGFAMRDSGGFDATAMWGPGGGPAWQRNDPTLQAGRLVANGTRIWVYTGNGRPGDLGGGGDLPGQLLETITQDSNRAFQRAYQADGGSNATFNFPSNGTHGWGYWGSQLNAMKPDIQRTLGV comes from the coding sequence ATGAGATTCATGCACAGTGTGCGGCGTCGGCTGATCGCCGGCGCCCTGGCAGCGGTCATGCTGCCGGGTCTGGTCGCCGCTGTCGGGGGGACGGCCACGGCCGGCGCGTACTCGCGGCCGGGTCTGCCGGTCGAGACGCTGATGGTTCCCTCGGCGGCAATGGGCACCACCGTCCCGGTGAAATTCCAGGGTGGCGGTTCGAAGGCGGTCTACCTGCTCGACGGCCTGCGGGCCCGCGAGGACAACAGCGGCTGGGACATCGAGACCGCGGCCTTCGAGAACTACTTCGAGTCGGGTCTGTCGGTCGTCATGCCGGTCGGCGGCACCTCGAGCTTCTACACCAACTGGCAGTCGCCCGCGGTCGGTAACGGCCGCACCTACAACTACCAGTGGGAGACGTTCCTGACTTCGGAGCTGCCCGCCTATCTGGCGGCCAACCGGGGAATCTCGCCGACCGGCAACGCCGTCGTCGGGCTGTCGATGTCGGGTAGCTCCGCACTGATCCTCGCGGCCTATCACCCGAACCAGTTCAGCTACGCCGGCTCTCTGTCGGGCTTTTTGAACCTGTCCCAGGGCATCTGGCCGACGCTGGTCGGCTTCGCGATGCGCGACTCCGGTGGCTTCGACGCCACCGCGATGTGGGGTCCGGGCGGCGGTCCGGCGTGGCAGCGCAACGACCCGACGCTGCAGGCCGGCCGACTCGTGGCCAACGGCACCCGGATCTGGGTGTACACCGGCAACGGCAGGCCGGGCGACCTCGGCGGCGGCGGCGATCTGCCGGGCCAGCTGCTCGAGACCATCACCCAGGACAGCAACCGCGCCTTCCAGCGGGCCTACCAGGCCGACGGTGGAAGCAACGCCACGTTCAACTTCCCGTCGAACGGTACCCACGGGTGGGGTTACTGGGGTTCGCAGCTCAACGCGATGAAGCCCGACATCCAGCGCACGCTGGGCGTCTGA
- a CDS encoding NAD(P)-dependent alcohol dehydrogenase: MGTTVSAYAATAATEPLTETTITRREVGPHDVAFDIHFAGICHSDIHTVRAEWGQPNYPVVPGHEIAGVVTEVGAEVTKYKVGDRVGVGCFVDSCRECDSCKEGLEQYCTGTGQVGTYNAVGRDGEPTMGGYSGAIVVDENYVLRIPDSIPLDAAAPLLCAGITLYSPLRHWNAGPGTNVAIIGLGGLGHMGVKLAKAMGAKVTVLSQSLKKMEDGLRLGADEYYATSDPDTFVALAGTFDLILNTVSANLDLGAFLGLLKRDGTLVELGAPEKPLKVPFFPLGGMRRSLAGSMIGGIAETQEMLDFCAEHDVRPEIEVITPDYINEAYERVLSSDVRYRFVIDTAGLRN, from the coding sequence ATGGGTACCACTGTTTCCGCGTACGCCGCCACCGCGGCCACCGAGCCGCTCACCGAGACCACGATCACCCGCCGCGAGGTGGGGCCCCACGACGTCGCGTTCGACATTCACTTCGCGGGCATCTGCCATTCCGACATCCACACCGTCAGGGCGGAGTGGGGTCAGCCGAACTACCCCGTCGTGCCGGGGCACGAGATCGCCGGCGTGGTGACCGAGGTCGGCGCCGAGGTGACCAAGTACAAGGTCGGCGACCGCGTCGGCGTCGGCTGTTTCGTGGACTCCTGCCGCGAATGCGACAGCTGCAAGGAAGGCCTCGAGCAGTACTGCACCGGCACCGGCCAGGTCGGCACCTACAACGCCGTAGGCCGCGACGGTGAGCCCACCATGGGCGGCTACAGCGGCGCGATCGTCGTCGACGAGAACTACGTGCTGCGCATCCCCGACAGCATCCCGCTCGACGCCGCGGCGCCGCTGCTGTGCGCCGGCATCACGCTGTACTCCCCGCTGCGGCACTGGAACGCCGGGCCCGGCACGAACGTCGCCATCATCGGCCTCGGCGGTCTCGGGCACATGGGCGTCAAGCTCGCCAAGGCCATGGGCGCGAAGGTGACCGTGCTGAGCCAGTCGCTGAAGAAGATGGAGGACGGGTTGCGCCTCGGCGCCGACGAGTACTACGCCACCAGCGATCCCGACACCTTCGTCGCACTGGCAGGCACGTTCGACCTCATCCTCAACACGGTGTCGGCGAACCTGGATCTCGGCGCATTCCTGGGCCTGCTCAAGCGCGACGGCACGCTGGTCGAACTCGGCGCCCCGGAGAAGCCGCTCAAGGTGCCGTTCTTCCCCCTCGGCGGCATGCGGCGCAGCCTCGCCGGTTCGATGATCGGTGGCATCGCCGAGACCCAGGAGATGCTGGACTTCTGCGCCGAGCACGACGTGCGCCCCGAGATCGAGGTCATCACCCCCGACTACATCAACGAGGCGTACGAGCGGGTGCTGTCGAGCGACGTGCGGTACCGCTTCGTCATCGACACCGCCGGCCTGCGCAACTGA
- a CDS encoding YciI family protein → MFHVLTLTYLQPLDVIDQTRPAHLEWLGEQVEAGRILLAGRVESQTGAVVVTGDMSAEDADALAAADPYTQAGVVSYERTSFNAGFRAPGV, encoded by the coding sequence GTGTTCCACGTGCTGACACTGACCTATCTGCAACCGCTCGACGTCATCGACCAGACCCGGCCCGCTCACCTCGAGTGGCTGGGCGAGCAGGTCGAAGCCGGCCGGATCCTGCTCGCGGGGCGGGTGGAGAGCCAGACCGGCGCGGTCGTCGTCACCGGTGACATGAGCGCCGAGGATGCCGATGCGCTCGCGGCCGCCGACCCCTACACACAGGCCGGCGTGGTGTCCTACGAGCGGACGTCGTTCAACGCCGGATTCCGCGCGCCGGGCGTCTAG
- a CDS encoding urea amidolyase associated protein UAAP1 — MPPPTSAPRVPGALLTSDLRASDSAPSRSSTATTAGARAHARAQHGRTADHMRHVPASASPTAPDGIPAERLVWSETLAPGGYTTAVLARGTRIRMTDVDGDACAHLLLHRADATHERLNVADTVKVPWQAYLGLGHPLLSGFGRVLATVVGDTSGHHDALAGTTTRAGNEARYGAAGPESPSPAGRELLLLAALKNGLGQRDLVPSVSFFKGVRADGDGALRWRGSAGPGAVVDLLLHVDVIVSLANTAHPLDPRPEFICSALRLHAWPATTDLDRLTAGELVGALGPEHRQAIANTDADLTARGVL; from the coding sequence ATGCCGCCGCCGACGTCGGCCCCGCGAGTTCCGGGAGCACTCTTGACCAGCGATCTCCGCGCGTCCGACAGCGCACCGTCCAGGTCGTCGACCGCCACCACCGCCGGTGCCCGGGCTCACGCCCGCGCCCAACACGGCCGCACCGCCGACCACATGCGCCACGTCCCGGCGTCGGCCAGTCCCACCGCACCCGACGGCATTCCCGCCGAACGGCTGGTGTGGTCGGAGACGCTGGCACCCGGCGGTTACACCACCGCGGTGCTGGCGCGCGGAACCCGCATCCGCATGACCGACGTGGACGGTGACGCCTGTGCCCATCTGCTGCTGCACCGTGCCGACGCGACCCATGAGCGGCTCAACGTCGCCGACACCGTCAAGGTGCCGTGGCAGGCGTACCTGGGCCTGGGCCATCCGCTGTTGAGCGGATTCGGCCGTGTGCTGGCGACCGTCGTCGGCGACACCTCCGGACACCACGACGCCCTGGCCGGCACGACGACACGCGCAGGCAACGAAGCCAGATACGGTGCCGCGGGCCCTGAGTCGCCGTCACCGGCAGGCCGCGAACTGCTGCTGCTCGCCGCCCTGAAAAACGGCTTGGGACAACGGGATCTGGTGCCGTCGGTGTCGTTCTTCAAAGGCGTCCGGGCGGACGGGGACGGTGCCCTGCGGTGGCGCGGTTCGGCGGGGCCCGGCGCGGTCGTCGACTTGCTGCTCCACGTCGACGTCATCGTCTCACTCGCCAACACCGCCCACCCGCTGGACCCCCGACCCGAGTTCATCTGCTCCGCGCTGCGGCTGCACGCCTGGCCGGCCACAACCGATCTCGACCGGCTCACGGCCGGCGAACTGGTCGGAGCGCTCGGCCCCGAACACCGGCAGGCGATCGCCAACACCGACGCCGATCTCACCGCTCGAGGAGTGCTGTGA
- a CDS encoding urea amidolyase associated protein UAAP2, which yields MEALVPGHTVLDQTVAARAPWSAVVSAGDVLTIVDLAGNQAVDCLLYSAADTAVRYSAAETVARQGRVALTTGSVLRADTGAALMTVIADEVGVHDTLGGACSKESNTLRYGQHTRAQHGCMENFLIEGARWGLGARDLAGNINWFMNVPVDPDGALGIVDGLSGPGKRVALRADIDTLVLVSNCPQINNPCNAFDPTPVRMIVTRP from the coding sequence ATCGAGGCCCTCGTCCCCGGACACACGGTGCTCGACCAGACCGTCGCCGCCCGCGCGCCGTGGTCCGCGGTCGTCTCGGCGGGCGACGTCCTGACCATCGTCGACCTGGCGGGCAACCAGGCCGTGGACTGTCTGCTCTACTCGGCCGCCGACACCGCCGTGCGCTACTCCGCTGCGGAAACCGTTGCCCGCCAAGGGCGTGTCGCGCTCACCACGGGCTCGGTCCTGCGCGCCGACACCGGTGCGGCGCTGATGACCGTCATCGCCGACGAGGTGGGTGTGCACGACACGCTCGGAGGTGCCTGCTCGAAGGAATCCAACACCCTGCGCTACGGGCAGCACACCCGCGCCCAGCACGGCTGCATGGAGAACTTCCTGATCGAGGGCGCCCGCTGGGGGCTCGGCGCCCGTGACCTCGCCGGCAACATCAACTGGTTCATGAACGTGCCGGTCGACCCCGACGGGGCCCTCGGCATCGTCGACGGGCTGTCCGGGCCGGGTAAGCGCGTCGCACTGCGCGCCGACATCGACACGCTCGTACTCGTGTCGAACTGCCCGCAGATCAACAACCCCTGCAACGCCTTCGACCCCACACCCGTCCGGATGATCGTGACCCGCCCGTGA
- the uca gene encoding urea carboxylase, with protein sequence MNTALIANRGEIAVRLVRSARLLGLRTVAVFSDADRGAPHVRLADHAVRLGPSAPADSYLRVDAILDAARAGGADMIHPGYGFLSEDADFAAAVEAEGMAFVGPTPEQLRVFGTKHTARAAARAAGVPVFPGSDLLDDAGTALDAAEAVGYPVMLKATGGGGGIGMQVCRNPVELRAAFERVARLAARSFGTAGVFVERFVDNARHVEVQIFGDGTGNVVSLGDRDCSLQRRNQKVIEEAPAPALPDPLRTLLHESSRALAASVGYRSAGTVEFVYDPVRRQASFLEVNARLQVEHPVTEAVTGIDLAAWMFRLGRGETDMLGPHLATGAVPVRGHAVEARVHAEDPVRGYRPSTGTLTAVSFPSDVRVDTWIEDGTDVSSFYDPLLAKMIAGGAGRDEAFTLLGRALDQTTLHGIETNIGALRAALTHSDVRAAQHSTATLAEVTDPRPRITVERPGLLTTVQDLPGRIGLWHIGVPPSGPMDDLSFRLGNRALGNADGAAGLECTASGPALRTSHPTVVCVTGAECPVTVDGRPVPMWEPVEIPAGGVLDIGAAQSTGLRTYVLVTGGFDIPAYLGSASTFTLGRFGGHGGRPLVVGDVLRAARPPTDAAFGGGAVAPALRPALVSRWELAVTEGPHGAPEFFTRDDIETLFAAEYRVHFNSARTGVRLEGPRPRWAREDGGEAGLHPSNIHDTPYSVGALDFTGDTPILLGPDGPSLGGFVCPVTVVAADRWKLGQLRPGDTVRFVPVRAADAPARTDVGVPTLVTTGGDGDDGVLARRDGQPAVTYRRSGDDNVLIEYGDMVLDLALRARVHALHTRLRDARVAGIVDVTPGIRSLQVHVDPQRLAIDRLLRLLTELEDDLPATSELTVPSRSVRLPLSWDDPATREAIARYMSGVRDDAPWCPSNIEFIRRVNGLASQDEVAEIVFAAEYLTLGLGDVYLGAPVATPLDPRHRLVTTKYNPARTWTAENSVGIGGAYLCIYGMEGPGGYQFVGRTTQVWSTHRHSAPFEPGSPWLLRFFDRISWYPVSAEELLDLRADLAAGRGTVEISDGTFSLAEHERFLALHADSIAAFRDRQSAAFSAERAAWAAAGEFDRAERAQSRAAADTADLVLDDGAQRVDAPFSSNVWKVDVAVGERVTAGQALLALEAMKMETVVTAPADGVVTHVLVEAGNQVEPGTPLVVLGGGRGASGIPA encoded by the coding sequence GTGAACACCGCGCTGATCGCCAACCGCGGTGAGATCGCCGTCCGCCTGGTGCGGTCCGCGCGGCTGCTCGGGTTGCGCACCGTCGCGGTCTTCTCCGACGCCGACCGCGGCGCCCCGCACGTGCGGCTGGCCGACCATGCCGTGCGGCTCGGGCCGTCCGCTCCGGCCGACAGCTACCTGCGCGTCGACGCCATCCTCGACGCGGCGCGCGCCGGCGGTGCCGACATGATCCATCCCGGCTACGGATTCCTCTCCGAGGACGCCGATTTCGCGGCCGCGGTCGAGGCGGAGGGAATGGCCTTCGTCGGGCCCACACCCGAGCAGCTGCGGGTGTTCGGCACCAAGCACACCGCACGCGCCGCGGCCCGGGCCGCCGGCGTGCCCGTGTTCCCCGGCTCCGATCTGCTCGACGACGCCGGCACCGCGCTCGACGCCGCCGAGGCCGTCGGCTATCCGGTCATGCTCAAGGCGACCGGCGGCGGCGGCGGCATCGGCATGCAGGTGTGCCGCAACCCCGTCGAGTTGCGGGCCGCCTTCGAACGGGTGGCGCGCCTGGCCGCCCGCAGCTTCGGGACGGCCGGCGTGTTCGTCGAACGGTTCGTGGACAACGCCCGCCACGTCGAGGTGCAGATCTTCGGTGACGGAACCGGCAACGTCGTCTCACTCGGCGACCGCGACTGTTCACTGCAGCGGCGCAACCAGAAGGTGATCGAAGAGGCGCCGGCGCCCGCACTGCCCGACCCCTTGCGCACGCTGCTGCACGAATCGTCGCGCGCACTGGCCGCCTCCGTCGGCTACCGGTCCGCGGGCACCGTCGAGTTCGTCTACGACCCGGTCCGCCGGCAGGCGTCGTTCCTGGAGGTCAACGCCCGCCTGCAGGTCGAGCACCCGGTGACCGAGGCCGTCACCGGAATCGACCTCGCCGCGTGGATGTTCCGCCTGGGCCGCGGGGAGACCGACATGCTGGGCCCCCACCTGGCGACCGGAGCGGTACCGGTGCGCGGGCATGCGGTCGAGGCGAGGGTGCACGCCGAAGACCCGGTACGCGGCTACCGGCCGAGCACGGGAACGCTGACCGCCGTGTCGTTCCCGTCCGACGTGCGCGTGGACACCTGGATCGAGGACGGCACCGACGTGTCGTCGTTCTACGATCCGCTGCTGGCCAAGATGATCGCCGGCGGTGCCGGGCGCGACGAGGCGTTCACGCTTCTGGGTCGGGCGCTGGACCAGACCACACTGCACGGTATCGAGACCAACATCGGCGCACTGCGCGCGGCGCTGACCCACTCCGACGTCCGCGCCGCGCAGCACAGCACCGCGACGCTGGCCGAGGTCACCGACCCGCGGCCGCGGATCACCGTCGAACGGCCCGGCCTGCTGACCACCGTGCAGGACCTGCCCGGGCGAATCGGCCTGTGGCACATCGGCGTTCCGCCGAGTGGCCCGATGGACGACCTGTCGTTCCGGCTGGGTAACCGCGCACTCGGCAACGCCGACGGCGCGGCGGGACTGGAGTGCACCGCATCCGGACCGGCGCTGCGGACCAGCCATCCCACCGTCGTCTGCGTCACCGGCGCCGAGTGCCCCGTCACCGTCGACGGCCGCCCGGTGCCGATGTGGGAGCCCGTCGAGATCCCGGCCGGGGGAGTGCTCGACATCGGCGCGGCGCAATCCACCGGCCTGCGGACCTACGTCCTGGTCACCGGTGGGTTCGACATCCCGGCCTACCTGGGCAGCGCGTCGACGTTCACGCTGGGACGGTTCGGCGGCCACGGCGGACGGCCACTGGTCGTCGGCGACGTCCTGCGGGCGGCGCGGCCGCCGACCGACGCGGCCTTCGGCGGCGGCGCCGTCGCCCCCGCGCTCCGGCCCGCCCTGGTGTCCCGGTGGGAACTGGCCGTGACCGAGGGGCCGCACGGGGCGCCCGAGTTCTTCACCCGAGACGACATCGAGACCCTGTTCGCCGCGGAGTACCGGGTGCACTTCAACTCCGCGCGCACCGGGGTACGCCTCGAAGGGCCCAGGCCCCGCTGGGCCCGCGAGGACGGCGGCGAGGCGGGGCTGCACCCGTCGAACATCCATGACACCCCGTATTCCGTTGGAGCACTGGATTTCACGGGAGACACCCCGATCCTGCTCGGCCCCGACGGTCCCAGCCTCGGCGGTTTCGTCTGCCCGGTGACGGTGGTGGCCGCCGACCGGTGGAAACTCGGGCAGCTGCGGCCGGGCGACACCGTGCGATTCGTGCCGGTGCGGGCCGCCGACGCACCGGCGCGCACCGACGTGGGTGTGCCGACGCTCGTCACGACCGGTGGCGACGGCGACGACGGCGTGTTGGCCCGCCGCGACGGGCAGCCCGCCGTCACCTATCGCCGCAGCGGAGACGACAACGTGCTCATCGAGTACGGCGACATGGTGCTCGACCTGGCGCTGCGCGCCCGGGTGCACGCGCTGCACACCCGGCTCCGCGACGCGCGGGTGGCCGGAATCGTCGACGTGACACCGGGGATCCGGTCGCTGCAGGTGCACGTCGACCCGCAACGGCTGGCGATCGACCGCCTGCTGCGGCTGCTCACCGAACTCGAGGACGATCTGCCGGCCACCTCCGAGCTCACCGTTCCGAGCCGGTCGGTGCGGTTACCGCTGAGCTGGGACGACCCGGCCACCCGGGAGGCGATCGCGAGGTACATGTCCGGTGTCCGCGACGACGCCCCGTGGTGCCCGTCGAACATCGAGTTCATCCGGCGGGTCAACGGACTCGCCTCGCAGGACGAGGTTGCCGAGATCGTGTTCGCCGCCGAGTATCTGACGCTGGGCCTGGGGGACGTGTATCTCGGTGCCCCGGTGGCCACCCCGCTCGATCCGCGGCACCGCCTCGTCACCACCAAGTACAACCCCGCCCGCACCTGGACCGCCGAGAACTCCGTCGGCATCGGCGGGGCGTACCTGTGCATCTACGGTATGGAGGGCCCCGGCGGATACCAGTTCGTGGGCCGCACCACGCAGGTGTGGAGCACCCACCGCCACAGCGCGCCGTTCGAACCCGGCAGTCCGTGGCTGCTGCGGTTCTTCGACCGGATCTCCTGGTATCCGGTGTCGGCCGAGGAACTGCTCGACCTGCGCGCCGACCTCGCCGCCGGCCGCGGCACGGTGGAGATCAGCGACGGCACCTTTTCACTCGCCGAACACGAACGGTTCCTGGCGCTCCATGCCGACTCCATCGCCGCGTTCCGCGACCGCCAGAGCGCCGCCTTCTCCGCGGAGCGGGCCGCGTGGGCGGCGGCGGGCGAATTCGACCGCGCCGAACGTGCGCAGTCGCGAGCCGCCGCCGACACCGCCGACCTCGTCCTCGACGACGGTGCCCAGCGGGTCGACGCGCCGTTCTCGTCGAACGTGTGGAAAGTCGACGTCGCGGTCGGGGAACGGGTGACCGCCGGGCAGGCGCTGCTGGCGCTGGAGGCGATGAAGATGGAGACCGTCGTGACCGCACCGGCCGACGGCGTGGTGACCCACGTCCTGGTCGAGGCCGGCAACCAGGTGGAGCCGGGCACCCCGCTGGTCGTCCTCGGCGGCGGCCGCGGCGCGTCCGGGATCCCGGCATGA